A single Aspergillus chevalieri M1 DNA, chromosome 3, nearly complete sequence DNA region contains:
- a CDS encoding uncharacterized protein (antiSMASH:Cluster_3.2) — MDGVMRPTAAEEHPQGQLLGEPRATWALLQFLANTSVALPQAHLERAAERARRDEEWGLEALEAGGGN; from the coding sequence atggatgggGTTATGAGACCCACCGCTGCAGAGGAGCACCCGCAAGGACAACTTTTAGGAGAGCCCAGAGCCACCTGGGCGctgctacaattcctagccaACACTAGTGTAGCTTTGCCCCAGGCGCACCTAGAACGagcggcagaaagggcccggagagatgaagaatgggggctggaagcattggaggcgGGAGGTGGCAATTAG
- a CDS encoding ATP-binding protein (COG:S;~EggNog:ENOG410PPVP;~InterPro:IPR027417;~antiSMASH:Cluster_3.2) encodes MAAAITSWVLNPIQSLTMSRPRTRKLWCALSDDLQQSFSIECFADQDDIETLKKKIWEDIKEEIKDTTARNLKLYCPVVQLNYEEEFDVKNGEFLRPRRIITTNPLFPESKDPDVDIVVVVSRDTTTRKRKRSESQGANIPRTLSIAEHQLICPRERTVSKLAAILDDMNIVHVRGTPASGKTRLSELLRDYYRKEGRKAFLIKKWEELDSENPWGSLIELVKKKNKELEGVSTSFTVTSSQSEHDLSWVLTSNTVIIVDEAQTTYSDDTLWNTIFKERLTPNVYKFKLCLFCSYGSPATGPDQTFFTPVRLSNRQCISFTPQGQQNSPPIGLFYDKEEFKDVVSRLLTFQYEERFNFDEGALEYIFALSNGHPGAVTSIVDVLYEAYRQDIKHEHIRTLTEDHIIWFLEDAATVFDKLSTRPVNRSFPDISRATNGISNTLCKITEEGSIPFDINDASIKFCYQKGWIHRVALDGDDIAVLPSRLHEKYIEYSIGTMSITLPARFDSLPKLCKEILSKFSIMNLRHSAEGKKMSTASQPRPVEAQYQVEFYRGFVHTAGQGVLISTEWSRTRDGQVDFYIPEKKWAVKLLRNHIQVNEHISRFKEGGKYHPWLKENMVEDWIIIDCATSLPTKEFSEPRLWHAVFINDYSELQLYNYQKVLMMSVHLRN; translated from the exons ATGGCCgctgccatcaccagctgggtgctcaatccaatccaatctttgacaatgtctcgaccgcGTACTCGCAAGTTATGGTGCGCTTTATCtgatgatcttcagcagtCATTCTCCATAGAGTGTTTTGCAGATCAAGACGATATTGAGACGCTCAAAAAGAAGATTTGGGAAGACATCAAAGAAGAAATCAAGGATACAACAGCCCGAAACCTCAAGCTCTACTGCCCTGTTGTGCAACTCAAttatgaagaggagtttgatgtgaaaaaTGGTGAATTCCTACGTCCACGCCGAATTATCACGAccaacccactcttccctgaaagcaaggatccagatgtggatattgttgttgtcgtgAGCAGAGATACCACTAcacggaaacggaagcgctctGAATCACAAGGTG CGAATATACCTCGGACACTGTCCATCGCAGAGCATCAGTTGATATGCCCTCGAGAGCGTACAGTGTCAAAACTTgcagccattttggatgacaTGAACATAGTTcatgtgcgtggaactccagccagtgggaaaacacgtctttCTGAACTCTTGAGAGACTACTATcgcaaagagggaagaaaggctTTCTTAATCAAGAAATGGGAAGAACTTGATTCTGAGAATCCTTGGGGCAGTCTTATTGAGCTtgtcaaaaaaaagaataaggAACTAGAAGGTGTCTCCACTAGTTTCACTGTGACTTCATCACAATCCGAACAtgatctctcttgggttttgacatcaaacactgttattattgtggatgaggcacagacAACCTACAGTGATGATacgctctggaacacaatcttCAAAGAGAGACTAACCCCTAATGTTTACAAATTTAaactatgtcttttctgctcttacggCAGTCCGGcaacaggcccagatcaaacattcttcactccagtcagGCTTTCCAACCGACAATGCATCTCATTTACGCCACAAGGCCAGCAAAactcaccacctattggtttattttatgacaaagaggagttcaaggatgttgtTTCACGGTTGCTTACATTTCAATATGAAGAGAGGttcaattttgatgaaggtgccctGGAGTATATATTTGCACTATCAAATGGTCATCCAGGAGCGGTGACATCGATAGTTGATGTACTTTACGAG GCCTATCGTCAAGACATCAAGCATGAACATATTaggaccttgacagaagatcatatcatctggttcctggaggacgCTGCCACAGTCTTTGACAAACTAAGCACCCGGCCAGTTAATCGCTCCTTTCCAGATATATCAAGAGCTACAAATGGAATCTCCAACACATTGTGCAAAATCacagaagaaggaagtattccatttgatatcaatgacgcaagcatcaagttctgttatcagaaaggttggattcacagggtagctctggatggtgatgatattgcagttctgccatcacgcttacatgaaaa atacattgaatattcGATTGGCACAATGTCAATAACCTTGCCTGCCAGATTCGACTCACTACcaaaattatgcaaagaaatcctcagcaaattctccatcatgaacttaaggcactcagctgagggcaaaaagatgtcaactgcatcacaacccagacccgTGGAAGCACAGTATCAAGTTGAGTTCTACAGGGGATTTGTCCATAcagcagggcaaggtgtACTGATATCCactgaatggtcaagaaccAGGGATGGTCaagtggatttctatattccagaaaagaaatgggcggTCAAATTGCTGAGAAATCATATCCAAGTCaatgaacatatctctcgattcaaggagggtggcaaatatcatccctggctgaaGGAAAATATGGTcgaggattggatcataatcgactgtgcgacttctttaccaaccaaag AGTTCTCTGAGCCTAGGTTATGGCATGCtgtattcatcaatgattattctgaattgcagctGTATAACTATCAGAAAGTTCTtatgatgtctgtgcatctaagGAATTGA
- a CDS encoding uncharacterized protein (COG:S;~EggNog:ENOG410PV13) codes for METINVYDYLENDHTLINDLIDLNLDSSTAPDSIFETSLYDEQNEQILHDRNTARHDVTPPNQMPPVTVLSHGARNPMTAAKVEYIDFLPDYPASDPNGYAYIINTRALHPDVVGKALTSFQYSHRGVGSSRETYSTFLRCQVKRYALQCTGVRRCEYLSPELQGLSHTHATESIFEHMRDLHAQLIQRDTSMEERRSRSVFRAIQKRFAVNNGCSFPQPGCRPIFGRFSPDIAGVCHPFITCVNRLSADNKTLHFFLNLSSSSVSYDIPLLQSLFESESPILDNELCGVIEQKTSRRPTCGVSHPQGPGKMTTMGCKVSFRILIPLDLDECSYAVFLSTGTHSHPPPPPSKPPQIILDEILDLMKRMRNPDLTLSTFLRSPQLKEFCQKYDGKELSQIHYSFVNRDKLSALTTKIRALLFPQGRDFNGVVFEHQRNVKYQTYVRRIFAENDCIMIICGFDQQIQFLASLSSFEVDMSYKRVKGAFNEVIFATFLPDHNKVFTLLRVFINQETAESYRLLFQQVFSLVSEVCGRPVKFHYLHNSGIKAVVVDMDAKQMSGLGHYLQSLDPLCRPWTWQLKNIIIFCHVHFKRTITRLLGSDRDLGSEELYHSPWFRMKSLLSCESEDDYYHLIALLQDNESPEIVQWAEHKKHPVIAAGLNKACSLMNPTFFESTRNITNAVEQSHYKSYWMGVYDSLLGATLGSFTIDQRDIDQYNARVAFGIYHNSRDNSLETRYYNHLGNDNTRKRKQANHSDSQQSDIEDDILFQSSSSGFIPARRRGSSHSSRGRGSRSPSVVSLRSRRSVNSPSARSSFHAQTPNLQQTAMANIQFQYQNQQQERDLEYDRERVRLLERQLELEERLQAIRGRTSSYY; via the exons ATGGAAACGATCAATGTTTATGATTACCTTGAGAATGATCATACATTGATCAATGATCTTATTGATCTTAATCTTGATTCATCTACTGCACCGGATTCTATCTTTGAGACCAGTTTATATGATGAACAAAACGAGCAGATTTTACATGATCGGAATACTGCAAGACACGATGTTACTCCGCCAAATCAG ATGCCACCAGTCACTGTCCTAAGCCATGGAGCCCGGAATCCAATGACAGCTGCTAAagttgaatatattgatttTCTGCCTGACTATCCAGCCTCAGATCCCAATGGTTAtgcatatatcatcaatacACGTGCTCTACATCCTGACGTTGTTGGAAAAGCATTGACATCA TTTCAATACTCTCATCGGGGTGTCGGTTCAAGCCGTGAAACATACTCAACTTTTCTAAGATGTCAAGTCAAGAGATATGCTCTTCAATGTACTGGAGTTAGAAGATGTGAATATCTTTCTCCAGAATTACAAGGATTGAGTCATACGCATGCTACAGAGTCAATATTTGAACATATGAGAGACCTTCATGctcaattgattcagaggGACACTTCTATGGAGGAGCGACGGTCGCGGAG TGTTTTTCGTGCCATTCAAAAACGGTTTGCAGTTAACAATGGATGTTCCTTTCCACAGCCAGGTTGTCGTCCTATATTTGGGCGATTCAGCCCA GATATTGCTGGAGTTTGCCATCCATTTATCACGTGTGTTAATCGCCTTTCAGCAGATAATAAGACTCTGCACTTCTTTTTAAATCTGAGCTCATCATCTGTGTCTTATGATATCCCTCTCCTACAGAGTCTCTTTGAATCAGAGAGTCCAATTCTAGATAATGAATTATGTGGTGTCATTGAACAGAAAACAAGCCGCCGTCCAACGTGTG GTGTATCTCATCCCCAAGGCCCAGGAAAAATGACAACGATGGGCTGTAAGGTCTCTTTTAGGATTCTTATTCCATTGGATCTAGATGAGTGTTCATATGCTGTCTTTCTATCTACTGGCACTCATTCCCATCCTCCCCCGCCCCCAAGCAAGCCACCACAAATTATCTTAGATGAGATCCTTGACTTGATGAAGCGCATGCGAAATCCAGATCTCACACTGA GCACTTTCCTCCGCAGCCCACAGCTGAAGGAATTTTGTCAGAAGTACGATGGAAAAGAACTCTCTCAGATCCATTACAGCTTTGTAAATCGAGACAAGCTTTCAGCTCTTACTACTAAGATAAGAGCTCTTCTATTTCCTCAGGGAAGAGACTTTAATGGGGTAGTCTTTGAGCATCAACGGAATGTAAAATATCAG ACCTATGTACGACGAATATTTGCAGAAAATGATTGTATTATGATAATATGTGGATTTGATCAACAGATTCAATTTCTGGCCTCTCTATCAAGCTTTGAGGTGGACATGTCCTATAAGAGAGTCAAGGGAGCCTTTAATGAGGTGATATTTGCAACATTTCTTCCTGATCATAACAAGG TCTTCACACTGCTCCGGGTGTTTATCAATCAGGAGACTGCTGAAAGTTATAGACTTTTATTCCAGCAAGTGTTCTCTCTCGTTTCTGAAGTATGTGGAAGACCAGTAAAGTTCCATTATTTACACAACAGTGGGATAAAGGCTGTTGTGGTTGATATGGATGCAAAACAGATGTCTG GTCTTGGCCATTACCTTCAATCTCTAGATCCATTATGTCGACCGTGGACATGGCAGCTAAAAaatattattattttttGTCATGTCCACTTCAAACGAACAATCACTAGGCTATTGGGATCAGATAGAGATTTAGGATCTGAAGAACTGTATCATTCTCCCTGGTTCAGAATGAAAAGTCTTCTATCTTGTGAGAGTGAAGATGACTATTATCATTTGATTGCACTTCTACAAG ATAATGAGAGCCCGGAGATCGTTCAGTGGGCTGAGCATAAAAAACACCCTGTTATTGCAGCTGGTCTAAATAAGGCTTGTTCCTTGATGAATCCTACCTTTTTTGAGTCTACAAGGAATAttacaaatgctgttgagcagaGTCATTACAAGTCATACTGGATGGGTGTATACGATTCTTTGCTTGGTGCCACATTGGG ATCTTTCACCATTGATCAGCGTGATATTGACCAGTACAATGCCAGAGTGGCCTTTGGAATCTATCACAATTCCAGAGATAATAGCCTAGAGACCCGATATTACAATCATTTGGGCAATGACA ATacacgaaaaagaaaacaagcaaATCATTCAGATTCTCAACAGTCAGACATAGAAGATGATATTCTATTTCAGTCCAGCTCCTCTGGCTTTATACCTgcgagaagaagaggtaGCTCTCATTCTTCTAGAGGTCGGGGTTCAAGGTCACCATCTGTGGTATCCTTAAGATCAAG ACGATCTGTCAATTCCCCATCCGCAAGATCATCATTTCATGCACA GACACCAAATCTGCAACAGACTGCAATGGCTAATATTCAATTTCAATATCAAAATCAACAACAAGAGAGAGATCTGGAATATGATAGAGAACGGGTAAGGTTACTGGAAAGGCAATTAGAGCTCGAGGAACGACTTCAGGCTATACGAGGGAGAACTAGTTCCTATTATTAA
- a CDS encoding uncharacterized protein (COG:S;~EggNog:ENOG410Q1KJ;~SECRETED:SignalP(1-23);~antiSMASH:Cluster_3.2), which yields MQFLLHICHFLALSHLAKLPVQEGEIARLQGPLGLVARLFGLETGYWSSVSCSQSPRMGPLAYSYYHGYVFEKSDCIVRPLESVSNTVERLSVGLDHYPVLFNERDFNETEVSRYEHVQEALKKFTRLKTVELPICLLVSYDVYPENDVDLSTIWPDTLCEVGLRIDMKASHDNEWDELRMVDWVYDVLLKQRDAAPHLEWITIRFWEPFDDDLWQEYEKRLQAKCEEIGSPFEFMNDDLSRRLWMRTISWLSTSLGS from the coding sequence ATGCAATTCCTGCTCCACATCTGCCATTTTCTAGCCTTGAGCCATCTGGCCAAATTGCCAGTccaggagggagagattgcgcggCTGCAAGGGCCTCTGGGCCTGGTAGCACGTCTATTCGGTCTggaaactggctactggtcgTCTGTAtcgtgctctcaaagccctcggatgggtccactggCATATTCATATTACCATGGATATGTCTTCGAAAAGAGTGACTGCATTGTTCGTCCATTAGAATCCGTCAGCAACACCGTGGAAAGACTCTCCGTGGGTCTAGATCACTATCCAGTTTTATTTAATGAGAGGGACTTCAATGAGACAGAAGTAAGCCGATATGAGCATGTACAAGAGGCATTGAAGAAGTTTACCCGCCTCAAAACAGTCGAACTGCCCATCTGCCTCTTAGTCAGTTATGATGTATATCCTGAGAATGACGTTGACCTGAGCACTATCTGGCCAGACACACTGTGCGAGGTTGGCCTGAGAATCGACATGAAAGCCAGTCACGACAATGAGTGGGATGAGTTGAGGATGGTTGATTGGGTGTACGATGTTCTCCTGAAGCAGCGAGATGCGGCCCCACACCTCGAATGGATCACCATTCGGTTTTGGGAACCGTTTGATGATGACCTTTGGCAAGAATATGAGAAGCGGTTACAAGCCAAATGTGAAGAAATAGGCAGTCCTTTCGAATTCATGAACGATGATCTATCCCGGCGATTGTGGATGCGGACAATTTCATGGCTTTCTacgtctctcggatcgtag
- a CDS encoding uncharacterized protein (COG:S;~EggNog:ENOG410PYR8), whose protein sequence is MARVKANEAYKRYVELGKEKLDLPEFEVTSKGYLVPFVGEVYCRAEGCENVTKFVSLNNLKKHIRTKHTHTYDLLDGESGGRPDQEAESAAVKFYKAVIEKFDAKQSAPALPPLPRRRDGDVHMTEMRRLVRRMGHMVPCESCKDAGKAKLCCKYNKCQHFALFNSGDQEESSQEEASDKSDDED, encoded by the exons ATGGCGAGAGTGAAGGCGAAT GAGGCATACAAGCGATACGTTGAGCTAGGCAAGGAGAAGCTGGATCTACCGGAATTTGAGGTTACG TCTAAGGGTTACTTGGTGCCGTTTGTTGGGGAGGTCTACTGCCGTGCTGAAGGATGCGAAAATGTG ACCAAGTTTGTCTCCCTCAACAATCTCAAGAAGCATATTCGGACGAAGCATACCCATACCTATGACTTGTTGGATGGTGAAAGTGGTGGGCGCCCTGACCAAGAGGCAGAGTCTGCAGCAGTCA AATTCTATAAGGCGGTTATCGAGAAATTTGACGCCAAACAGTCTGCCCCTGCCCTTCCCCCTCTTCCACGCCGCCGTGATGGTGAT GTCCATATGACTGAGATGAGACGTCTGGTCCGCCGCATGGGCCATATGGTCCCTTGTGAGAGTTGCAAGGATGCAGGCAAGGCTAAGT TGTGCTGCAAGTATAATAAGTGTCAGCACTTTGCACTTTTTAATAGTGGTGACCAGGAAGAGTCCTCTCAAGAAGAGGCGTCTGATAAaagtgatgatgaagattga
- a CDS encoding uncharacterized protein (COG:S;~EggNog:ENOG410Q1H7), whose protein sequence is MDSKNKNCAECTRRGRKCQKQFHSEREWDSLHRDQEKLAFDLEEAQRLWLEHSQKMQEAMSKIIRLQKQQRFLKERGGRMLEHDSKLMEQLDEEDPLSAEDLQELERLADEEEAARLAAVSNNPSLTQMMNSPSFWENFDSAVAGGIPSPTGDNPSSSR, encoded by the coding sequence ATGGATTCAAAGAACAAGAATTGTGCTGAATGTACCCGTCGTGGTCGCAAATGTCAAAAACAATTTCATAGTGAACGTGAGTGGGATTCTCTTCATCGAGACCAGGAGAAGCTGGCTTTTGATCTTGAAGAAGCCCAGCGTCTCTGGTTGGAGCATTCCCAAAAGATGCAAGAGGCGATGTCAAAAATTATTCGCCTTCAAAAACAACAGAGGTTTCTTAAGGAACGTGGTGGTCGCATGTTGGAACATGATTCCAAACTTATGGAGCagttggatgaggaggatccTCTAAGTGCTGAGGATCTCCAAGAGCTTGAGCGTCttgctgatgaagaagaggctgcTCGTCTTGCTGCAGTGTCAAACAATCCTAGTttgactcagatgatgaattccccttccttctgggagaactttgattctgctgttgctggtggtattccttcaccaactggtgacAACCCGTCAAGTTCgcgatag
- a CDS encoding uncharacterized protein (COG:S;~EggNog:ENOG410PGHH;~InterPro:IPR022812,IPR027417;~PFAM:PF00350) — translation MPPQPFIFSGWETQQQQPDQSTAFNFSAIVPSIEDVDHDTGRDPHSRNAGRRTSSESDFESPDEWIHTPSHSSVAPFEPANSLGISERLRELSLSPGQSTSTNAGNTTSLRADTSERHTSLSDPLPSPSQLDLDGDRMNTGSENGSNTSSLDDVPQGPLPQAPVYDSDLQAVLRDVKEHLASICSDMERCSLIADQESDLSKQFEQVRMASQLDCPETRTVGFIGDSGVGKSRLINSLLDINGLARSSAEGSACTSVVTEFRDIDAHHPNWTIEVIYMDSEEVKELLQELLQSFRMYYTDVFREVTKIEEQERIREQSTRAWATFHSMFRNQPDLTHEFLADQTEGAYSRILGRLQQWAQHSCRQRPGGPVLHHSVVLGSFERCQSYLDTLTTDLHGEGQTAIWPFIKLIRVYLSSPILRTGLVLADLPGFRDLNFARVRATDRYLKHSCSEIFVVTTISRCITDQSINEIKSRCNKGQPMRIVCTRSEDVIADEMARKYRDLAPQIGRLERQVRHAGSRLAEALGRSRDGSSDDLRELLNNNHRARFELDRFLIWNRNQRIEAPLRERDEGVRVFCVSNNLYSEHREGSFPYGEDYLNLSGIRQLRHYCQLVPAEAQFRFIATFLEHRAPAVFRSVKQWTLTGCDNVTAERAKSLRQVLLDVEKVFRETLILQDAGFRTLPRRLEDRFNEEILNVAYERVFEWSESALQTSRVWQGWYHNTYGAFCRKYGTYQTGSVGSHCWNTELLEGTRTAWEGPWLSLERWILSQTNQLNGAVRAAFQKNIECLNDNLRLAPIALENLIDNMSDREACIIDSVEQLLNRLIEELSLIKEDALYGHASSYMAGLMRPVYNKCNSDSGGGVDARRKGYMRDHLTNHTVFLKLIKAINTDCRSLFEKTQSELRQVINQEMANLCSDLHVTVAEGSEMTEATRFSGVASRLRDKVEAAETKIERAHEIVGRLRSSFS, via the exons ATGCCGCCGCAGCCATTCATCTTCAGCGGGTGGGAaacgcagcagcaacaacccgACCAGTCTACTGCTTTTAATTTCAGTGCTATTGTACCATCCATAGAGGATGTGGACCATGACACCGGCCGTGATCCCCACTCAAGAAACGCAGGACGGCGAACGTCATCAGAGTCTGACTTTGAATCTCCGGACGAATGGATTCACACTCCAAGTCACAgctcagtagctccttttGAACCAGCGAACAGTTTAGGCATTAGTGAGCGTCTGAGAGAATTAAGCTTGTCTCCGGGCCAGTCGACATCAACTAATGCTGGCAATACGACGTCGCTACGTGCTGATACCTCCGAGCGACACACTTCGCTTTCCGACCCACTTCCCAGTCCTAGCCAGCTGGACCTCGACGGAGACCGAATGAACACCGGCAGCGAGAACGGTAGCAATACCTCCTCATTGGATGACGTGCCACAGGGACCGCTGCCACAAGCGCCTGTATACGATAGCGATCTTCAGGCTGTTCTAAGAGACGTAAAGGAACATCTGGCAAGCATATGTTCTGACATGGAGCGGTGCTCTTTGATTGCCGACCAAGAATCCGATCTCTCGAAACAGTTTGAGCAGGTGAGAATGGCAAGTCAACTTGACTGTCCAGAGACCCGTACTGTCGGATTTATCGGGGATTCAGGGGTTGGCAAGAGCAGATTGATTAATTCACTGCTGGACATAAATGGTCTGGCCCGATCG AGCGCTGAGGGCTCGGCCTGTACCTCTGTCGTTACGGAGTTCCGTGATATAGATGCTCATCATCCCAATTGGACCATCGAAGTCATCTACATGGACTCTGAAGAAGTAAAGGAATTACTTCAGGAACTTCTTCAGAGTTTCAGAATGTATTATACGGATGTCTTCCGTGAAGTGACCAAGATTGAAGAACAAGAGCGTATTCGCGAGCAGTCAACCAGGGCATGGGCCACGTTCCATTCAATGTTTCGCAATCAGCCAGACCTCACGCACGAATTCCTTGCTGACCAGACAGAGGGCGCATATTCGCGAATCCTGGGGAGACTTCAGCAATGGGCACAGCACTCGTGCAGACAACGTCCCGGAGGCCCGGTGCTGCACCACAGTGTTGTACTGGGTAGCTTTGAGCGCTGTCAATCTTATCTTGATACACTCACAACGGACTTGCATGGTGAAGGACAGACAGCAATCTGGCCTTTCATCAAACTAATCAG AGTGTACTTGTCCTCGCCAATCTTACGCACTGGCTTAGTATTAGCAGACTTGCCTG GTTTCCGCGATCTGAATTTTGCTCGAGTTCGTGCAACCGATAGATATCtcaaacactcctgcagcgAGATTTTCGTCGTGACGACAATATCAAGGTGCATCACTGACCAGAGTATCAATGAAATAaaatcacgatgcaataaAGGACAGCCAATGCGCATCGTGTGTACTCGAAGCGAG GATGTTATAGCAGATGAAATGGCCCGCAAATACCGCGACTTGGCTCCGCAGATAGGCAGGCTAGAAAGACAGGTAAGACACGCAGGGAGCAGACTCGCCGAAGCGCTTGGGCGGAGCCGGGATGGCAGCAGTGACGATCTACGTGAACTCCT TAACAACAACCATAGAGCCCGCTTTGA GCTCGACCGATTCTTGATCTGGAACCGGAATCAGCGGATTGAAGCGCCCCTGAGGGAGCGTGATGAGGGCGTTCGTGTCTTCTGCGTTAGCAACAACCTGTATTCTGAGCACCGTGAAGGTAGCTTTCCGTATGGCGAAGACTATCTtaacctcagtggtattcgTCAGCTCCGCCATTACTGCCAATTGGTTCCAGCTGAGGCCCAATTTCGCTTCATTGCTACATTTCTGGAACATCGTGCACCAGCCGTGTTCCGATCAGTGAAACAATGGACCCTGACGGGTTGCGACAATGTCACCGCTGAGAGGGCGAAATCGCTGCGGCAAGTATTGTTGGATGTCGAAAAAGTTTTTCGCGAG ACGCTTATCCTGCAAGATGCAGGTTTCCGAACATTACCAAGAAGACTCGAGGACCGTTTTAACGAGGAGATACTCAATGTAGCCT ATGAACGAGTTTTCGAATGGAGTGAAAGTGCACTTCAAACCAGCAGGGTGTGGCAGGGT TGGTATCACAATACTTACGGGGCCTTTTGCCGAAAATACGGTACATATCAGACGGGAAGTGTCGGTTCTCATTGCTGGAATACCGAATTACTGGAGGGCACGCGGACAGCTTGGGAAGGACCTTGGCTCTCTTTGGAAAGATGGATTCTCTCGCAGACAAACCAGTTGAATGGTGCTGTGAGAGCCGCGTTTCAAAAAAATATTGAATGTTTGAATG ACAATTTACGACTGGCGCCGATTGCATTGGAAAACTTGATTGACAACATGAGTGACAGGGAGGCTTGTATAATCGACAGTGTTGAGCAATTACTCAACCGCCTGATAGAAGAGTTAAG TCTGATAAAAGAAGACGCTCTCTATGGCCACGCTAGCTCATACATGGCCGGGTTGATGCGGCCTGTCTATAATAAGTGTAACAGTGACTCGG GTGGAGGTGTTGACGCTCGGCGAAAAGGCTATATGAGAGATCACCTCACCAACCACACAGTATTTCTTAAACTCATAAAGGCCATCAATACTGACTGCCGCTCCCTGTTTGAGAAAACCCAATCAGAGCTGAGACAAGTGATCAATCAGGAAATGGCAAACCTATGCAGCGATCTCCATGTGACTGTGGCAGAGGGGAGCGAAATGACCGAAGCAACGAGGTTTTCAGGTGTTGCTAGCCGTTTACGTGATAAGGTAGAGGCGGCTGAAACAAAAATTGAAAGGGCTCATGAAATTGTTGGCAGGTTGCGAAGCAGCTTTTCCTGA